In Longimicrobium sp., the DNA window AGAGCAAGGTGGGGATCATCCCGGGCCACATCACGCAGCCGGGTCCGGTCGGCCTCGTCTCCAAGAGCGGGACGCTGACCTACGAGGTCGTGTACAAGCTCAAGGGCGCGGGGATCGGCACCACGACGTGCGTGGGAATCGGCGGCGACCCGATCAACGGCACTTCGTTCATCGACTGCATCGCGGCGTTCGAGGCGGACCCGGAGACGAAGGCGATCGTGATGCTGGGCGAGATCGGCGGGACGGACGAGCAGGAAGCCGCCGCCTACATCAAAGCCAACGTCACCAAGCCGGTGGTGGGCTTCATCGCCGGGCAGACGGCGCCTCCGGGGCGGCGCATGGGGCACGCCGGGGCCATCATCAGCGGCTCGGCAGGGACCGCCGAGGAGAAGATCCAGGCGTTCCGCGACAACGGCATCGGCGTGGCGAAGCGCCCCGTGGACGTCGTGGGGCTCATCCAGGAGGTACTCTGAGCCCCATGGCTCGTGAAGGGGGGCGCGAGGTGCGGCTGACGGAGATCCTCCGCCCCGCGCACGTCGTCGCCCCCCTTGCGGCCTCAACGGTGCACGAGGCGGTATCCCAGCTCGCGCGCCGCCTGATCGAAACGGGGGACGTGGCGCAGCCGGAGCGATTGGAGCGCCTCTTCACCGACCAGCACGTGCGGGACCTGATCCACATCGGCGGGCGGGTGCTGCTGCCGCACCTGCGCACGGAGGCGGTGGAGCGGCTGGTGGTGGCGCTGGGGGTGACTCCGACGCCGCTCCGCATCAGCGCCGACGATCCCAGCGGCGACGCGCAGGTGATGGTGCTGGTGCTCGCCCCGCCCGCCGCCGCGGACCCGTACCTCCAGACGGTGGCCTCGCTGGCCCGCGCCCTTCGCGACGACGCCACGGTGGACCACCTGGTGGCGGCGCGCAGCGCGGAGGAGGTGCTGGCGATTCCGGAGATCCTCGCCATCACCATCCAGCCGCGCCTGACGGTCAAGGACGTGATGACGCAGCGCGTCTACCGCGTCTCGCCGGACGACAGCGTGCAGGAGGTGCTGGCCCTGGTCCGCGAGCACCACCTCAGCGCGATCCCGGTGGTGGGGGAGGGCAGGGAAGTGCTGGGGATGGTCACCGACCGCGACCTCCTGCGCCACTTCCTCCCCGGCGTGCAGAGCCGCGCCGTGAGCCCCTCTCCCGAGGAGATCCGCACCCTCCGCGTGCGCGACGTGATGTCGCGCTCCGTGATCTGCGTCTCCGAGGACCAGGCCCTCGCCGAGGTCACCTCCATCATGGTCTCCAAGGACCTGGAGCGACTGCCGGTTACGAACGAGGGCAAGCTGACGGGGTTTCTGACGCGGGGGGATATACTTCGCAAGTTGTTTGCATTCTGAAAAGCAGTGCGTTAGTGCGTTAGTGCGTAAGTGCGTAAGTGCGTAAGTGCGCTGATGGAATCCGTCTGATATGCCCCTTGTCATCCTGAGCGACGCGCCGCGCCGATGCAGCCCTTGCTCCATCCTTTGGCGCGGAGCGAAGGATCTACTGCGCGTGCCGAGGGGACCGCGGATACCCGCCGACCTCTTGCCCCGCCGGCTAGATCCTTCGATCGCCGCCGGAGTTCGGGGCTCGGCGGAGATCGGCGAGGCGGCTCTCTCAGGATGACAAAATGAAAGACGCGGCACGCACCAACGCACTAACGCACTAACGCACTAACGCACTAACGCACTTCCAAACCGACCTTTCACCTTCACGGATACCCGCCATGCCCCGTACCTTCGCCATGATCAAGCCCGACGCCGTGCAGGCCGGCAACGTCGGGAACATCGTCGCACACATCCAGACGGCCGGGTTCCGGATCGTGGGGATGAAGCTCGTGCAGATCAGCCTGCAGCAGGCGCAGCGCTTCTACGAGGTCCACGCCGCGCGCCCGTTCTACGGCGAGCTGGTGGAGTTCATGAGCAGCGGCCCCTCCGTCGTCCTCGCGCTCGATGCCGAGAACGCGGTGCAGAAGTGGCGCGACACCATCGGCTCCACCGACCCCGCCGAGGCCGCGGACGGCACCATCCGCAAGCTCTACGCGGAGAGCAAGGGCCGCAACGCCGTCCACGGCTCCGACGCCGACGACACCGCCGCCGCCGAGATCGCCTTCTTCTTCGCGGGCACCGAGCTGGTCGGCTGAGCCACGCCGCCGTGCCCCGCGGATGTGCCCCTTGCGCCAGCGGGGGGCACATCCGCATTTAGGGGGTACTGGGCACCGCACGCCATCCTTCACCGGCACCGATCGATGAACCTCCTCCTGCGCTGGATCGCGTCCGCACTGGCAGTGGCGGCCGCGGCGTATTTCGTCCCGGGGATCCGCGTGACCGGCGGGCTCCAGACGTACTTCGTGGTGGCCCTGATCCTGGGCATCGCCAACGCCGTCGCGCGCCCCATCGTCAAGGGGCTGGCGTGCGGGCTGATCGTGCTCACGCTGGGCCTCTTCCTGTTCGTCA includes these proteins:
- the sucD gene encoding succinate--CoA ligase subunit alpha → MSIFIDNDTRLVVQGITGRDGSFHTKQMMEYGTKVVAGVTPGKGGQKFEGQVPIFNTVAEAVKEGGANTSVIYVPPAFAADAMFEAADAGIDFIVCITEGVPVLDMTRVRPYVLEQGARLLGPNCPGLLSAGKSKVGIIPGHITQPGPVGLVSKSGTLTYEVVYKLKGAGIGTTTCVGIGGDPINGTSFIDCIAAFEADPETKAIVMLGEIGGTDEQEAAAYIKANVTKPVVGFIAGQTAPPGRRMGHAGAIISGSAGTAEEKIQAFRDNGIGVAKRPVDVVGLIQEVL
- a CDS encoding CBS domain-containing protein; translation: MAREGGREVRLTEILRPAHVVAPLAASTVHEAVSQLARRLIETGDVAQPERLERLFTDQHVRDLIHIGGRVLLPHLRTEAVERLVVALGVTPTPLRISADDPSGDAQVMVLVLAPPAAADPYLQTVASLARALRDDATVDHLVAARSAEEVLAIPEILAITIQPRLTVKDVMTQRVYRVSPDDSVQEVLALVREHHLSAIPVVGEGREVLGMVTDRDLLRHFLPGVQSRAVSPSPEEIRTLRVRDVMSRSVICVSEDQALAEVTSIMVSKDLERLPVTNEGKLTGFLTRGDILRKLFAF
- the ndk gene encoding nucleoside-diphosphate kinase, with the translated sequence MPRTFAMIKPDAVQAGNVGNIVAHIQTAGFRIVGMKLVQISLQQAQRFYEVHAARPFYGELVEFMSSGPSVVLALDAENAVQKWRDTIGSTDPAEAADGTIRKLYAESKGRNAVHGSDADDTAAAEIAFFFAGTELVG
- a CDS encoding phage holin family protein — protein: MNLLLRWIASALAVAAAAYFVPGIRVTGGLQTYFVVALILGIANAVARPIVKGLACGLIVLTLGLFLFVINAAMLWLTSLAAQHFGYGFYVDGFVPAVVGSIVISLVSWVLSMFLTDDD